A window of the Drosophila simulans strain w501 chromosome 2L, Prin_Dsim_3.1, whole genome shotgun sequence genome harbors these coding sequences:
- the LOC27207656 gene encoding uncharacterized protein LOC27207656, which produces MRLKPVVTVGISAQSLAASPREVSHNWPLNIQFEHISDLSKFLVIFHGFNHEKSMKRLRRQRTRTQKKMHDVAAPGCKLTLLHVRRVRIGFPQLLALAGWQLRARATQSHHSVLALFCPLNRQGCTSGRVQRELIKSDFSLSGYVIDNCTILLISVKAQF; this is translated from the exons ATGCGATTGAAGCCTGTCGTTACGGTCGGAATTTCGGCGCAATCTTTGGCGGCGTCGCCGCGTGAAGTTTCACACAACTGGCCACTGAATATACAGTTCGAGCATATATCCGATTTATCCAAATTTTTGGTTATATTTCATGGGTTCAATCACGAAAAGTCAATGAAGCGTTTGCGCAGACAGCGAACGCGaacacaaaagaaaatgcaCGATGTTGCTGCCCCTGGCTGCAAACTTACACTTTTGCACGTTCGACGCGTTCGGATTGGGTTTCCCCAGTTGCTAGCACTTGCG GGATGGCAATTAAGAGCCAGGGCTACACAGTCGCACCACAGCGTTTTGGCATTATTTTGCCCGCTAAATCGTCAGGGCTGCACAAGTGGTCGCGTTCAGCGAGAACTAATAAAGAGTGATTTTTCACTAAGCGGTTATGTTATCGATAATTGTACAATACTGCTTATCTCAGTAAAAGCCCAATTTTAA